In Buchnera aphidicola (Aphis nasturtii), the genomic stretch TTCATCTTTTTCTGTTGTTTGTACAATATCATCTATTGTCATCATTTTACCCATAACTGAATTATTAAATATTTTAATGTCATGGTGTTTATTTTTTTCTTGATATAACATTTTATCAATTAAAAAATATTGTCCAAGATGACAATGAAGTTTTTCATGCCATATTTTGTTATTAATCATGGTATTTTTTACCCTTAAATATATTAATAATAAATTATTTAGTAATTGATTTTGAGTGTATTGAAACAATAGAGTTTGCTTTTAGATTTTTTAAAGAAGGATAATGATTTTTGTTAAATATTTTAAATATTGTATAATTATTTTTTTTTATTCAAAAATATTTAAATTTAATAAAGATTATCAAAAATATTAAAATAATTCTATTATTTATTCAATAGATTCATAAAATTGTGTATTTTCTAATATTAATTGAACTAAATTAAAAGATTGTAATGATGCAAGAGATATATTTTTGTTAAAATTTGATGTAGCTTGCGTATCAGATAGATCAGATATTGACTTGACAACAATTAATGGAATATTAAATTGATAACATACTTGAGCTATTGCTGTAGACTCCATTTCTACTGCGATCGCATAAGAAAATTGTAATTTTAATTTGTTAATAAAGTTTTCTCCTCTAACAAATGAATCTCCGGTAATAAGTAAACCTGTAGCAAATTTAAAGTTGAATTTTATAGCAGTTTCTATAAGAACATGATATAAATTTTTATTTATTTTAAAAGTTTTTGGGTATTGAGGTATTTGACCTCTAGCATATCCAAAATTTATTAAATTTACATCATAATAACATAACTTATTAGGAATTATAATATCTCCTATTTTTAACTCAGGATGTAAACTTCCTGCTGAACCGCTATTGATAATAATATTAATTTTAAAGAAATTTATAAGTATCATAGCTGCAATACTGGCTGAAACTTTGCCAATACCTGATTTTATTAAAAAAATATTATTTTTTTTAAATTTTCCTATATAAATTTGAAATTGTCCAATATTTTTTACTTGTTTATCAATTATAACTTTTTTAAATATTTTAATTTCTTGATCTATAGCGCCAATAATTCCAATATTTATATTCATATTAATTATTTTTAATTATTTAATTTTTTATATATTAAACGATGATCCACATCCGCATGTATTTTTTGCGTTTGGATTATACACTATAAACTTTGATCCTTCGAAATTTTCTATATAATCTATTTTACCACCATTTAAATATTGTAAACTAATAGGGTCTACAATTAAAGAAACATCTCCTTCGTTAATTAATATATCGTCTTGATTTATTTTATCATCTAAAACAAATTGATATTGAAACCCACTACATCCGCCTCCAAGAATATATATTCTTAATTTTAAGTGTTTATTTGTTTTAGTTAAAGTAAGGTGTTTAATTTTTTTAATTGCATTTTTTGTTAATTTAATATGATTATTAATAATGTGTTTCACTTTCAATATATTCTCGAAATATTTAGATATTGTTTAAAATAAGATATCATATCTTATCATGAAATAAATAATTTAAAGAAATGAATATAGATTAAGTATAAATAATTTATTTAATCCTTGCGCCGATAGATTATTTTTTTATTGGCGCAGGTTAATTATATAATAAAAAATATAGAAAAATAATATAACTGAACTATATTTTATAGTTAAATTTTTTATTTTTCATTTGAAAAATTAATCAGATCTTTTTCTAAGAAATGCAGGGATATCTAAATATTCTGGTTCTTTACGTTTTATTTGCTCTTTTTCTTTAATTTCATTTTTTATATGTTTTTTATCTAATATTGTAGATGACGTATTTAAATATTGATAACGATAATCCATTAATGTTTCTTTAGAAGATTTTTGTTTAATTTGATTAATATCTGAATATTTTTCCATTCCAATTCCAGTTGCTACTACTGTTACGCGGAGTGTATCATTCATATCAGGATCTAAAGATGTTCCTATAACAACTGTCGCATTATCTGAAGCAAAAGATCTAATAGTATTTCCGACAGTTTCAAATTCATCTAATTTTAAATCAAAACCAGCAGTAATATTAACTAAAACACCTCTGGCTCCTGATAAATCTATATCTTCTAATAAAGGACTAGATATTGCTATTTCTGCAGCTTCTTCAGCGCGATTTTCTCCAGAAGATATTCCTGTTCCCATCATTGCATATCCCATTTCAACCATCACAGTTCGAACGTCAGCAAAATCTACATTCATAAGACCAGGCCTTGTAATGAGTTCAGCAATACCTTGTACAGCACCTTTTAATACATTGTTTGCCGCACCGAAAGCATCTAATAAAGAAATACCCCGACTGAGTACTTTAAGTAATTTATCGTTTGGTATTGTAATTAAGGAATCTACATATTTTGATAATTCAATAACTCCTTGATCAGCTACAATCATTCTTTTTTTACCTTCAAAATTAAAAGGTTTTGTTACTACTGCTACAGTTAAAATACCTAATTCTTTTGCAATTTCCGCTACCACTGGTGCAGCCCCAGTTCCAGTTCCTCCTCCCATTCCAGCAGCTATAAAAACCATATCAGAACCATCTAATGCTGATTTTAATAGTTCTTTATCTTCTTCTGCTGAATTTCGTCCAATTTCTGGATTTGCTCCAGCTCCTAGTCCTTTAGTAATATTATTTCCTATTTGAATAGTTTGTCCTACTTCTATTTTTCTTAAAGCTTGGGCATCAGTATTAATAGCAAAAAATTCTACA encodes the following:
- a CDS encoding 5'-methylthioadenosine/adenosylhomocysteine nucleosidase; this encodes MNIGIIGAIDQEIKIFKKVIIDKQVKNIGQFQIYIGKFKKNNIFLIKSGIGKVSASIAAMILINFFKINIIINSGSAGSLHPELKIGDIIIPNKLCYYDVNLINFGYARGQIPQYPKTFKINKNLYHVLIETAIKFNFKFATGLLITGDSFVRGENFINKLKLQFSYAIAVEMESTAIAQVCYQFNIPLIVVKSISDLSDTQATSNFNKNISLASLQSFNLVQLILENTQFYESIE
- the erpA gene encoding iron-sulfur cluster insertion protein ErpA; this translates as MKHIINNHIKLTKNAIKKIKHLTLTKTNKHLKLRIYILGGGCSGFQYQFVLDDKINQDDILINEGDVSLIVDPISLQYLNGGKIDYIENFEGSKFIVYNPNAKNTCGCGSSFNI
- the ftsZ gene encoding cell division protein FtsZ, which encodes MFEPVELSNNAIIKVVGVGGGGGNAVEYMVRERIEGVEFFAINTDAQALRKIEVGQTIQIGNNITKGLGAGANPEIGRNSAEEDKELLKSALDGSDMVFIAAGMGGGTGTGAAPVVAEIAKELGILTVAVVTKPFNFEGKKRMIVADQGVIELSKYVDSLITIPNDKLLKVLSRGISLLDAFGAANNVLKGAVQGIAELITRPGLMNVDFADVRTVMVEMGYAMMGTGISSGENRAEEAAEIAISSPLLEDIDLSGARGVLVNITAGFDLKLDEFETVGNTIRSFASDNATVVIGTSLDPDMNDTLRVTVVATGIGMEKYSDINQIKQKSSKETLMDYRYQYLNTSSTILDKKHIKNEIKEKEQIKRKEPEYLDIPAFLRKRSD